Proteins from a single region of Dasypus novemcinctus isolate mDasNov1 chromosome 16, mDasNov1.1.hap2, whole genome shotgun sequence:
- the PRELID3A gene encoding PRELI domain containing protein 3A yields MRIWSAEHVFRHPWDTVIKAAMRKYPNPMNPCVVGVDVLERTVDGCGRLHSHRLLSTEWGLPTLVKAILGTSRTLTYIKEHSIVDPVEKKMEICSTNITLTNLVSVNERLVYTPHPENPEMTVLTHEAIITVKGISLGSYLESLMASTISSNAKKGWAAIEWIIHNSESAVG; encoded by the exons CCACCCCTGGGACACGGTCATCAAGGCCGCCATGAGGAAGTACCCGAACCCCATGAACCCCTGCGTCGTGGGGGTGGACGTCCTGGAGCGGACGGTGGACGGCTGCGGCCGGCTGCACAGCCACCGCCTCCTCAGCACCGAGTGGGGGCTGCCCACCCTCGTCAAGGCG ATTTTGGGAACCAGTAGGACTTTGACATACATCAAAGAACATTCTATTGTGGATCCagtggaaaagaaaatggaaatttgtTCCACCAAT attacaCTTACAAATTTGGTGTCAGTTAATGAGAGACTGGTGTACACTCCTCATCCAGAGAACCCTGAAAT GACCGTGCTCACCCACGAAGCCATCATCACCGTAAAGGGGATCAGCCTAGGCAGCTATCTGGAAAGTTTGATGGCCAGCACGATATCATCCAATGCAAAGAAG GGATGGGCTGCTATCGAGTGGATAATCCACAATTCCGAGAGCGCCGTGGGCTAA